One Triticum dicoccoides isolate Atlit2015 ecotype Zavitan chromosome 5B, WEW_v2.0, whole genome shotgun sequence genomic window carries:
- the LOC119308301 gene encoding long chain acyl-CoA synthetase 6, peroxisomal-like — MAREEEGPAMMDAAGRRLRVVSAHLEPQAGATASLAANPTAGEYAHVQGYSVVLPEKLQTGKWNVYRSAESPLRLINRFPATPDIGTLHDNFVYAVETFTDCRYLGTRVCADGAVGDYKWMTYGEASTSRSAIGSGLIYHGISEGARIGLYFINRPEWIIVDHACAAYSYVSVPLYDTLGPDAVQFIVNHATVEAIFCVPQTLSTLLSFLTQMPCVRLIVVVGGDNANMPSATAAAGVEIITYSRLHSQGKMSSQTYRPPKPEDVATICYTSGTTGTPKGAVLSHENLIANVAGSSLGVKFYPSDVYISYLPLAHIYERANQIALLHYGVAIGFYQGDNLKLMDDLAALRPTVFASVPRLYNRIYSAITNAVKDSGGLKERLFRTAYNAKRQALMNGRNPSPMWDKLVFNKIKARLGGRVRLMTSGASPLSADVMEFLRICFGGEVLEGYGMTETSCVITTMDIGDKLIGHVGSPNPSCEVKLVDVPEMNYTSEDQPYPRGEICVRGPTIFRGYYKDEVQTRDVIDNDGWLHTGDIGLWLPGGRLKIIDRKKNIFKLAQGEYIAPEKIENVYAKCKFIAQCFIYGDSFNSFLVAIVAVEPDVLKAWAASEGIQSEDLRQLCADPRAKAAVLADMDSIGKEAQLRGFEFAKAVTLVAEPFTVENGLLTPTFKVKRPQAKAYFAKELADMYAQLRDAESARQKL, encoded by the exons ATGGCGCGGGAGGAGGAAGGACCCGCAATGATGGACGCCGCGGGGCGACGCCTCCGCGTGGTCTCCGCGCACCTAGAGCCGCAGGCCGGCGCCACCGCGAGCCTCGCCGCTAACCCCACCGCCGGCGAGTACGCCCACG TGCAGGGCTACAGCGTTGTTCTGCCTGAAAAGTTGCAAACTGGAAAGTGGAACGTGTACCG ATCTGCAGAGTCACCTCTGCGTTTAATTAACAGATTTCCTGCTACTCCAGACATTGGAACACTGCATGATAATTTTGT GTATGCAGTTGAGACTTTTACAGATTGTAGATATCTGGGTACAAGAGTGTGCGCTGATGGAGCAGTTGGAGA TTACAAATGGATGACGTATGGAGAAGCTAGTACAAGCAGGTCTGCAATAGGTTCTGGTCTTATTTATCATGGAATATCTGAA GGTGCACGCATTGGTCTGTATTTTATAAACAGACCTGAGTGGATCATAGTTGATCATGCTTGTGCTGCATATTCATATGTATCTGTGCCACTTTATGATACTCTTG GTCCAGATGCAGTTCAGTTCATTGTGAACCATGCAACAGTAGAAGCTATTTTCTGTGTGCCTCAAACGCTAAGCACT CTGCTAAGCTTCCTAACTCAAATGCCATGTGTTCGTCTTATAGTG GTAGTTGGTGGAGACAATGCAAATATGCCATCTGCAACAGCAGCTGCTGGAGTGGAAATCATAACTTACTCCAGGTTACACAGCCAG GGAAAGATGAGTTCTCAAACTTACCGTCCTCCAAAACCTGAAGATGTTGCCACTATCTGCTACACGAGTGGCACTACTGGCACACCAAAG GGAGCTGTTCTTTCTCATGAGAACTTAATAGCGAATGTTGCAGGATCAAGCTTGGGCGTTAAGTTTTACCCCTCCGACGT GTATATCTCATATCTACCTTTAGCTCACATCTATGAGAGAGCTAACCAAATTGCACTGCTTCACTATGGTGTTGCCATTGGATTTTACCAAGGG GATAATTTGAAGCTGATGGATGATTTGGCTGCTTTGAGACCAACCGTATTCGCAAGTGTTCCCCGGCTATATAACAGAATTTATTCTGC AATCACAAATGCTGTGAAGGATTCCGGTGGGCTAAAAGAAAGATTATTCCGTACTGCGTACAACGCCAAGAGACAAGCACTTATGAATG GACGAAATCCTTCCCCAATGTGGGATAAGTTGGTATTTAATAAAATAAAAGCTAGGCTTGGTGGACGAGTGAGGCTTATGACTTCAGGCGCTTCTCCATTGTCAGCAGATGTAATGGAATTCCTAAGAAT ATGCTTTGGTGGTGAGGTTCTTGAAGGCTATGGAATGACAGAGACATCTTGTGTCATCACTACAATGGATATTGGTGACAAATTAATTGGTCATGTTGGATCACCAAACCCTTCCTGTG AGGTTAAACTTGTGGATGTCCCAGAAATGAATTACACTTCTGAGGATCAACCATATCCTCGTGGAGAAATCTGTGTTAGAGGACCTACAATATTCCGCGGTTACTATAAAGACGAAGTCCAAAC AAGAGATGTCATTGACAATGATGGCTGGTTGCACACTGGAGACATAGGTTTGTGGCTGCCTGGAGGGCGtctaaaaattatagatag GAAAAAGAACATTTTCAAGTTGGCTCAAGGAGAGTACATAGCTCCAGAGAAGATTGAGAATGTGTACGCTAAGTGCAAGTTCATTGCTCAATGCTTTATATATG GTGATAGTTTCAACTCTTTTCTAGTTGCCATTGTAGCAGTTGAACCAGATGTTTTGAAGGCTTGGGCTGCATCAGAAGGAATACAA AGCGAGGATTTAAGACAGCTTTGTGCTGACCCAAGAGCAAAAGCTGCTGTCTTGGCTGACATGGATTCTATTGGAAAGGAAGCACAG CTAAGAGGTTTTGAATTCGCCAAAGCTGTTACTCTTGTTGCTGAACCATTCACAGTAGAAAATGGTCTCCTCACCCCCACGTTCAAG GTCAAAAGACCGCAAGCTAAGGCCTATTTCGCGAAAGAACTCGCAGATATGTATGCACAGCTGCGTGACGCCGAATCAGCTAGGCAGAAGTTGTAA